From a single Miltoncostaea oceani genomic region:
- a CDS encoding DUF429 domain-containing protein, protein MPGPDDIVAAAARGRFGLVYRYGDLSMAVYGHRRGGQAIAQAARGNPSFACASHFVPNDWRLGEVFISSLGSGRQHWIERLRADGIPVGDDGLIPESHRGDWTDLAAEPPLAGPDGPDDEAPGWAGDLDLPVATLAPVAPTPVAHSAASSAMTFIGVDLAWGQNAGTGVCAVVNGQVVDSAQLKTDDQILEWLSPLTQGPCLVGIDAPLIVPNASKRRFCESVISRWMSSREAGAHSANSGLPSFVNGPRGAHLAAALGLDMDPDIAPGDLVRRAIEVYPHPAQVVLFDLPKTLKYKSSAGRTVESRRQAFAVLMDLIEGLAGASPPLQVAGPCWDELRAAIETATSGADLDRAEDEIDAYVCAYTALHHWTHGPAGSRIIGSLAQGYIVCPIARLNGEVDPGVVSSLDQAVHATIAKALAGK, encoded by the coding sequence GTGCCAGGTCCCGATGACATCGTCGCCGCGGCGGCCCGGGGCCGGTTCGGCCTCGTGTACCGCTATGGGGACCTCTCCATGGCGGTCTACGGACATCGGCGGGGCGGGCAGGCGATCGCGCAGGCGGCGCGCGGCAACCCGTCGTTCGCCTGCGCGAGCCACTTCGTCCCCAACGACTGGCGTCTCGGGGAGGTCTTCATCAGCTCGCTCGGCTCAGGGCGTCAGCACTGGATCGAGCGGCTGCGCGCCGACGGCATCCCGGTCGGCGACGACGGCCTGATCCCCGAGAGCCACCGCGGCGATTGGACAGATCTCGCCGCCGAGCCGCCACTCGCGGGCCCGGACGGCCCCGATGACGAGGCGCCCGGCTGGGCCGGGGATCTCGATCTCCCCGTGGCCACCCTCGCACCCGTTGCTCCCACCCCGGTCGCGCACTCAGCCGCATCGTCGGCCATGACCTTCATCGGCGTCGACCTGGCCTGGGGGCAGAACGCGGGGACGGGTGTCTGCGCGGTCGTGAACGGCCAGGTGGTGGACTCGGCTCAACTGAAGACCGACGATCAGATCCTCGAGTGGCTCAGCCCCCTGACCCAAGGGCCCTGCCTGGTCGGGATCGACGCGCCGTTGATCGTCCCGAACGCATCCAAGCGCCGGTTCTGCGAGTCGGTCATCAGCAGGTGGATGTCGTCCAGAGAGGCCGGAGCGCACAGCGCCAACAGCGGGCTCCCTTCGTTCGTGAACGGTCCGCGGGGCGCCCACCTCGCCGCGGCTCTCGGCCTCGACATGGACCCTGACATCGCCCCTGGTGATCTCGTGCGGCGGGCGATCGAGGTCTATCCCCACCCGGCCCAGGTCGTCCTCTTCGACCTCCCGAAAACACTCAAGTACAAGTCTTCGGCCGGCCGCACGGTCGAGTCGCGCCGCCAGGCGTTCGCGGTGCTGATGGATCTGATCGAAGGCCTCGCCGGCGCCTCGCCGCCGCTCCAGGTGGCTGGACCATGCTGGGATGAGCTGAGGGCCGCCATCGAGACGGCAACGAGCGGCGCCGACCTCGACCGCGCCGAGGATGAGATCGACGCCTACGTGTGCGCCTACACCGCGCTGCACCACTGGACCCACGGCCCCGCGGGATCGCGGATCATCGGAAGCCTCGCCCAGGGCTACATCGTCTGCCCGATCGCCAGACTCAACGGCGAGGTCGACCCGGGCGTCGTCTCTTCTCTTGACCAAGCCGTGCACGCGACGATCGCCAAGGCGCTCGCGGGGAAGTAG
- a CDS encoding S1 family peptidase, whose product MPRNHMPRAAAVAAGLALLFAGGAVAAPAAGEDRVDSMIVGGTIAPAGVWPSIVALVPAGTPSAAGAVCGGTLIGPTAVLTAAHCVVTDGLALAPAEIDVIAGATDLAGAGERIAVAAIRVHPTYRAPGDGADAAVLILATPSSAPVAAFARAGQDAADVDRAGEIAGWGARSETDTIGSTSLLSAPVTVFGTSRCARYLGSAYSARLALCAGRPEGGVDTCSGDSGGPLRDGTGLLIGVTSWGVGCGRAGRPGVYTRVAAVADWIDTATAAPVAAVAAPAAVRAAPRVRALAGRARPGTVARLRYRLLGRGETTREQIVIRSGGRVIARLRTAAGPARADLQYTVTWKVPRRLAAGRTLRFCVSTRVVAGAPGPAASCATLRLARR is encoded by the coding sequence ATGCCGAGGAACCACATGCCCCGCGCCGCCGCTGTCGCCGCCGGCCTCGCCCTCCTCTTCGCGGGTGGCGCGGTCGCCGCCCCGGCCGCCGGCGAGGACCGCGTGGACTCCATGATCGTCGGCGGCACGATCGCCCCCGCGGGGGTCTGGCCGTCGATCGTCGCGCTGGTGCCCGCCGGCACCCCGTCCGCCGCCGGCGCCGTCTGCGGCGGCACCCTCATCGGCCCGACCGCCGTCCTCACCGCCGCCCACTGCGTGGTCACCGACGGACTGGCCCTCGCACCCGCCGAGATCGACGTGATCGCCGGCGCCACCGACCTCGCCGGCGCCGGGGAGCGCATCGCGGTCGCCGCGATCCGCGTGCACCCCACCTACCGCGCCCCCGGCGACGGGGCCGACGCGGCGGTGCTGATCCTCGCCACGCCGAGCTCGGCCCCGGTGGCCGCCTTCGCCCGCGCCGGCCAGGACGCCGCCGACGTGGACCGCGCCGGGGAGATCGCCGGCTGGGGCGCCCGCTCCGAGACCGACACCATCGGCTCCACGTCGCTGCTCTCCGCCCCCGTCACGGTCTTCGGCACCTCCCGCTGCGCCCGCTACCTCGGCAGCGCCTACAGCGCCCGCCTCGCCCTCTGCGCCGGCCGCCCCGAGGGCGGCGTCGACACCTGCTCCGGCGACAGCGGCGGCCCGCTCCGCGACGGCACCGGCCTGCTGATCGGCGTGACGAGCTGGGGCGTCGGCTGCGGCCGCGCCGGACGGCCCGGCGTCTACACCCGCGTCGCCGCCGTCGCCGACTGGATCGACACGGCGACCGCCGCACCCGTCGCCGCCGTCGCGGCCCCCGCCGCCGTCCGCGCCGCCCCGCGGGTCCGCGCCCTGGCCGGCCGCGCCCGCCCCGGCACCGTCGCCCGCCTCCGCTACCGCCTCCTCGGCCGCGGCGAGACCACCCGCGAGCAGATCGTCATCCGCTCCGGCGGCCGCGTGATCGCCCGGCTCCGCACCGCCGCCGGCCCCGCGCGCGCCGACCTGCAGTACACCGTCACCTGGAAGGTCCCCCGCCGCCTGGCCGCCGGGCGCACCCTGCGCTTCTGCGTCAGCACCCGGGTCGTCGCCGGCGCCCCGGGCCCCGCGGCCTCCTGCGCCACCCTCCGGCTGGCCCGCCGCTAG